A region from the Triticum urartu cultivar G1812 chromosome 1, Tu2.1, whole genome shotgun sequence genome encodes:
- the LOC125533753 gene encoding EC protein III: MGCNDKCGCAVPCPGGTSCRCTSARSDAAAGEHTTCGCGEHCGCNPCACGREGTPSGRANRRANCSCGAACNCASCGSTTA, from the coding sequence ATGGGCTGCAACGACAAGTGCGGGTGCGCCGTGCCGTGCCCCGGCGGCACGAGCTGCAGGTGCACCTCGGCGAGGAGCGACGCGGCGGCGGGGGAGCACACGACGTGCGGGTGCGGCGAGCACTGTGGGTGCAACCCGTGCGCGTGCGGGCGCGAGGGGACGCCGTCCGGGCGGGCGAACAGGAGGGCCAACTGCTCCTGCGGCGCGGCCTGCAACTGCGCTTCGTGCGGCTCGACGACCGCCTGA